Proteins encoded in a region of the Rutidosis leptorrhynchoides isolate AG116_Rl617_1_P2 chromosome 9, CSIRO_AGI_Rlap_v1, whole genome shotgun sequence genome:
- the LOC139868437 gene encoding uncharacterized protein, protein MRFRELIRCWDGTRDDRTRAEERYKEANRESKKAVARAKDKAYEDLYRKLDSKEGANDIYRIAKARERRRKDIDITKFIKDEAGQTIVKEEEIRKRWEGYFSSLFVGEGLGRQEDPQDLGIGQFRNNNFCRRISQGEVRSALRKMGRNKAVGPDQIPIEAWRCLGDDGVRGIPSKYIRAIIDMYDGAKSCVRTPVGNTEYFSIEVGLHQGSALSPFLFALIFGELSQGIQENIPWCLIFADDIVLVSEQMDELNRRLERWREALEQNGLRISRQKTEYLRCEFSRTEDELNVGGNISIGDQILQPQESFRYLGSVLHKSGRIDEDVTHRIKVGWMK, encoded by the exons atgaggtttagggagctcattagATGCTGGGACGGGACACGTGATGATAGAACTAGGGCAGAGGAGAGGTATAAAGAAGCCAATAGAGAATCTAAGAAGGCCGTTGCCCGTGCAAAAGATAAAGCGTATGAAGATTTGTATAGAAAACTAGACTCTAAAGAAGGAGCAAATGATATTTACAGGATTGCAAAAGCGAGGGAGCGTAGGAGGAAGGATATAGATATCACCAAGTTTATCAAGGATGAAGCCGGTCAAACCATAGTGAAGGAAGAagaaattaggaaaagatgggaagggtaTTTCTCATCTCTTTTCGTGGGTGAAGGACTCGGGCGCCAAGAGGATCCACAGGACTTGGGAATAGGACAATTCCGGAACAACAACTTCTGTAGGAGAATCAGTCAGGGAGAAGTAAGATCGGCACTACGAAAAATGGGTAGAAACAAAGCTGTAGGACCGGACCAGATTCCAatagaggcgtggcggtgccttGGCGACGATGGTGTCAG GGGTATCCCAAGTAAGTATATTAGAGCTATTATAGATATGTACGATGGGGCGAAGTCCTGTGTTAGGACGCCTGTGGGAAACACAGAGTATTTCTCGATAGAAGTAGGCTTGCATCAGGGATCAGCCCTTAGTCCTTTCCTTTTCGCTTTGATCTTCGGCGAGCTGTCTCAAGGAATACAAGAGAACATCCCTTGGTgtctgatttttgccgatgatatcgtGCTTGTATCGGAACAAATGGATGAACTTAATAGAAGACTAGAACGATGGAGGGAGGCCTTAGAACAAAATGGTCTACGGAtcagtagacaaaagacggaatatctaAGGTGCGAATTCAGTAGGACTGAGGATGAACTAAATGTTGGAGGGAATATCAGcattggggaccagatcttgcaACCACAAGAGTCGTTTAGATATCTAGGTTCGGTCCTCCACAAATCAGGGAGGATAGACGAGGACGTAactcatcgtattaaggtaggttggATGAAGTGA
- the LOC139868438 gene encoding uncharacterized protein — protein sequence MYDEDDPVVTCMEDDRFHDEGDEEKSRFWESLDEVVRSCPADHRLLFGGDLNGHIGTFSDGYMGVHGGFGYGVRNEEGRSILEFAVAHDLVVANSFFRKTEAQLATFHSGGHSTQIDYLLLRKGDLRACRDCRALTTWTCSTQHRLLVMDLVVQRWVTRRVRRVQPRILWKKLNEVNAENFKASVLERVEAGMDTVTQVNADQM from the exons ATGTATGATGAAGATGATCCTGTGGTAACGTGTATGGAAGATGATAGATTTCATGATGAAG GAGATGAAGAAAAAAGCCGCTTTTGGGAATCGTTAGACGAAGTTGTGAGGAGTTGCCCCGCTGACCATCGTTTGCTTTTTGGGGGAGACCTTAATGGACATATAGGAACGTTTTCGGACGGATATATGGGTGTCCATGGGGGCTTTGGGTACGGAGTTCGAAATGAAGAAGGACGCTCTATTCTCGAATTCGCTGTTGCCCACGATTTGGTTGTTGCAAACTCTTTCTTTAGGAAGACGGAAGCACAACTTGCAACTTTCCATAGTGGGGGACATAGTACCCAGATTGACTATTTGCTGCTTCGCAAAGGGGACCTTAGGGCTTGCAGAGACTGTAGAGCCCTGACTACCTGGACCTGTTCCACCCAACACCGATTATTGGTTATGGACTTGGTTGTGCAGAGGTGGGTTACTAGGAGAGTGAGACGCGTCCAACCTAGGATCCTTTGGAAGAAGCTGAATGAAGTGAATGCCGAAAATTTTAAAGCGTCAGTTTTGGAAAGAGTAGAGGCAGGAATGGATACGGTTACTCAAGTGAACGCAGATCAGATGTAG